The genome window TGCAGAGTAATCATTACcatggtatttattttaaagcaatagtTCCCTTGTCCTTTCTTGTCCAAGTGTTTTGGCCTTgcctctttccctccttcttaATCAGCCTCAGTAGGAAACAAATATCGGAAGAATGTTCAGTTTGTTTGAATAGCATCACTGAAACAACAGCACTTGCTTTGCTGACACTGATTATTGATATTTAATGCAGAGTAACCTGGTTTTCATTATTGTGGATAGATGATCTATTTGGAAAACCTCAGCTCagtttgttggttgtttttgttgttgttgtcgtttttGCAGTACTTGCTATTTCTGACTGAGTGACAGTAGTCTTGGCTTGCAGCCTGGCTCCACCACATCTCCTGTGTTCAGTAGCTGGCACGTTCTCTGTACGTGCACTGCTGCACCCGTAGGAGATGGGCTCTAGTTTTTCACCTGCATTTCACCCCTGCACGTACATGTAAACGCAAACAGTTCTAtgatcatttttgttttgttcacacACATCTTAGCAAGTCTGAGTCCAGAAAAGGGTTTGTTTTAGAttatgataaatattttattaaaaactgattttaaaacaatgctgtTTGTCTCTCTTTATTCACATTGTAGGCTGTAAGCTTGTTTGATCATAGATCACAGAAGTCATGCCTTTACccataaaactgaagaattcAGGAACTCTAAGGAAGTTGATCACTCATTTTCTACCTTGTGCCTCACTGGGTTATTCCCAGAGATGAGCTGGCCCTATTTTGTCAAATTTGCCACATGCTCCAGGATTGAGCAACAAGCTTGGTTTCATAAACGTGAGGTCTCGATTGCGTGTGTCATTAAGCAAAAGCAGTGATGAGTTTCTAGAGTGAGGGTTTGCTCAATTCCTTCCTGAATGTTTCCCTTCAAGAGACATAATACAGTCTTTGCCTCAGAGCAATCATGGATGCCGAGCATCATAGGATGAATGAATAGGATTTTTACACTTATTACCAACAATGGGCTGGCATTACCATGGTGGTGTTCCTTTGTTCACTAGTCAAGCCAAGAATGTAAGTGGTAGAAAAGCTAGTGCTGTACATTCTCCTGACAGAggagtattttatttcagaatacatTCCACATAGGTACCTCCTAGTGCTTTTGGAATGTTTAGAAATTTGATTTTGCTAAATGCctgttctttttcagttttaggtAAAAGGACTATGTGTTCAAAGACAGCAAGAAAGCCAgtagcagaaaaggaaatagaaagcaGATAGCAACCAGCTTGCAACGTGTGTTAGGAGAAGCAGACCGAGGTGTGTTAGCAAAAGCATCCCTGGCAATATGAGACCAGATGAGAAGTTAGGTGCAGTGTCCCAGTAACAGATCTATTCATGTTCAGCACTCCACATCTTATCTGGACTCCACACTTTTCAAGGAATGCTGTGGCCTAGGTTTATTTGGTCTCAGCCATGCAGACAGAAGAACGTGGCTCTTCCTTACCAGGACTTGCCTACTAGGACGTACTGCTTGCTGCTCTGGATGAAACCTGTGAAATCTCAGCACTCACTGTCTTTGTCTTATCCCCACTGTATGTTGTGAGTGCcttgggagcagggagctgggctggaggctCATACCAGCAAATCCTTGGAACTTTTCTGAGGGAGAGTTTCTTTGGAGGTTTTTAAggatgtggtggtttttttgctGTGATTGAAGAATCTCCTCCTCACCTTATCCCGGAAATCTTCAGAAACATAGTAGTAGACGAAGGGGTCAGCACAGCTGTTAAAGGTGCTGATGGCCAGGCTCACCATGTAGCTGATATACAGGTTACCGTACAGCTTGGAGTGATAGCTGGAGTAATGAACGAGGAGGAGAACGTTGCTGGGTGTGTAGAAGGCCACGAGTGTGAACAGCACGAGAGCTGTGAGCTTCATGGAGTAGGAGTACCGCTTGCCGTTGTCCAGGAGGGCTCGCAATACTGAGCAGTAGCTGAACAGCATCACCACCAGAGGAGCAAGGAAAGCGCAGGCAATGAGGCAGATGAAATAGTAGAAATAATACCCGTCATCCTCGTGCCTGGGGAGAACGTCGTGGCACAGGGTGGTGTCTGCTCTGTACAGGGGATACGACTGCTGCTGCAGAGTCAGGGGCAGGgtgagggcagcagcacagagccagaTGGCAGCGCAGGTACAGGCAGCAAAGGCAGGGGTGCGGAAAGAACGGGAGAAGAAAGGATGCACCACAGCCAGATACCGGTCGACACTGATGCAcgtgagcagcagcactgagcagtACATGTTCCCATAGAAGAAAGCCGTGGTGACCCGGCACAGGCCTTCCCCAAAGGGCCAGTTGTTCCCCAGGAAATAGTAGAAAATCTTGAAGGGCAGCACCAAGATGAGCAGCAGGTCTGCTGCAGCCAAGTTCATCAGGAAGACAGTGGAGGTCAGCTTCTCAGCCCTGGTAGCCAGGACCCACAGGGCCAGCCCGTTTGAAGGCAGCCCCACAAGGAAGACGAGGGTGTAGAGGCAGGGGATGAGCCGCACGGTGACCACGCTATTCAGCTGAGAGCGGGTGGCTTCGTGTATCAACAGGTACGTGATGTTGTTTATCGTTATCTTTTCCCCTGGGATGGCTCGGGGACACGGTGTGATCTCTGGTGTCATTACCTGCTCGTTGGTGGCGTTCTGAGAGTAATCTGTCGGTGCAAACACAGTCTGTTACTTGCTTGCATGCGAATGCTAGCACTTTGCAGAACAGGCTGGATACACAATGCTTACACCAAACACTAAGGTTTTGCATTTTATGCTGGGGTCCCTTGCAGTAAGAGTATTCTGTAAGATGTTGTGCGATGGGCAGAAAAAGCTAACTCACAGAGTTAGGTGTGCAAGAATAACCATCAGCGACCTTACTGAAAACTTACACGACTGCTCTGTTCGGTGGTGTCCCACCGCTCACAAACAATTGCTATGGCGTGCAATTATCAACAGGCCTGGGGAAACACGGTGCTTCCTCTGCCCAACTGTCAAAAGAATCCAATTCACCCCGTTTCTTTCCCTTTCGTAAGCATCTTCTATCACCTCCTGCTCTAATTCGAGTATGCATCAATCTCAATTAGAGCGTGCACCCATGTGATAACATGACAAAAAGGAGTTTCCAGGGATCTTAAGAAGGTACCTAGTATCCAGTACtttaagaaacaatttttcaCCCGAAGATGTGCACTCACCATCGTATTCTGGAAAGGCCAGGCAGAGTCCCCAGAAGGCACAGCAGAGCACGAGCCGGGGTGACAGCCGTCCGTTCCTGGAGGTCTCCATTCTGGTGTGGCaaccagggagctgctgggctcacAGCTGTGTGGGAAAGGCAGTCGTGTAGTGACCGTGCTTGCGCATTTCCTTCTCGCAGTCCTTAACGCACGGAAGCACCAGGCTTATCCTGTGAAGCTGGAGGCCTATGGGGGTTGTCACGACATCCCTACAGTCTGTTGAGTCCAAGCAGAGACGTAGCTCCAGTGGCAGCCGCGGGACCAGGATGGATGCACGTATCCAGGTCCACGGGAGCTGTGTCTCATTGTCAGAGCTCAAATGACTCATTTTGGgcttccctcctgctccagaatattcctgaaaatgaaaaatgtcacatCTGACGCACTTTGAATTTGATGTAGCGTGTAAACTGAATCGAAATGCctctgagctcctgcagccagcgTCCTTCCACTCCAAGTGGCTCCACATATTTCAGGTCTTTTCCCACACTAACTCAACAAGTTGGGAAGACATCGTCCCCTCACATAAACATAAATGAAGTACTGGAGAACTGCAGATCCAAACAAACCTCCCAAGCTCCTCGGGATTACACAAGGCTCTTACAGCCTCATTTTGTGACAGTTCAGGGCTTTTAGTGGCTGCCTTGCAGTCCCCAGATCAGGCTGGGCCTTTCAGAgttcttctatttctttatttgtatgCCTCCAGGGCAGACAGGGAAATGAACTGCACCTTCCTTCTtgagctggctgcagaggtTAATTAAAAGCCCCGTGAGTCGGATCTGTTTGCACTTGAAAGCAGCAGGACTAGCACGCGCCAGCCTGGGGTGCCGTAACATCCAAGCGATAAGTGGCAAGATCCCATGGCTGACGGAGACGTGCTGCTTCCACTGATAAATCCCCAGGACAATGGAGAGCAGCTCCGTCCAGCAGGAAAGGGGCCTGACAAGGGTCCACAGGAAGCCTCTGCTGTTGGGCAGATAATGGTGAATTTCACTCACTCTTGCCCAAGAGCTGTGTTTTTCCTAGAGATGTGCAGCCTCCACCCAGTGAATCCCTAAAAGAGTAGAGCACTCCTTACTAGCTagcagcctggagcagcagcatgctgctgccACATACCTGCTGCTTGCATGGAGATGGTGACTCTCATAGAGTTGTAAGAAGGACCCTTTGCACTGGCAGATGTTCCCTGAGCCTTTAGGACTGTAACAAGATTCTTTGCTGGTCCCCCCATCCTCTAACTTTGAGAGTGTAAGTCCCTTCCTTGCTCTGCCTTGATAACGTCACTGGGGAAGTCCCAAATACTCTCCCATCATCTGCATATGAGCTCCATTAAGCTTCCCAGTAATCCAGAGGGTGGGCAGGAGGTCGGAGCTTGagaggctgctgctttttagGCTGTTGCTCTCCAGtcccctgcctggctctgcaAGGAGGTAAAGACAGAAGCTGGAGCCTGGGCAGTAAGAATTGTAAATTTGGTTTGGCAACCTGAGGAGGAGTTCAGTTCTTTCTCCTCAGCTTATGAATGGCCTCTTCTGTGAAGGCTGCAAATCTGAGCCTGGCTGCTGTTTGATGAGATTCCTCTATTCCAAGGAGAAAATGATCctatttcctttgctttcaccATATTCCCACATCCTTGTGCCGAGCGTGTCGAGAGGTGGGGTTCCActggcagggacagggaagATGCAATGTtagatgttttgcttttgtgattCTCTCAGGATTTATGAACCATTACAGAATGACTCATGTGGCCGCATATTTTCCATGCCTCAACCAGGATCCTTTCCATGCTCTGTATGCAAAAAATTAGACATAATCAGGTTCAGATAGTGTGCAAATCGCAGCCCCGTTTCCTATGGCCAGGTCTCTGGAGTGGAGCAGAGAGAGGTTATGCCTTGCCGTAGCcttcatttttcagatgctgTGTGATCTTTAGTGACTGCTTTAGATGCAGAACAGCTTGCATGACCATTCTAATGCCAGAGGTTTGTCACGGCTTGTTAACATCTCTTTAAGTTGTGTGATCCCTGCCCTGTGGGGTAACAATTTGGTTTTAAAGCTATTCGTTGTGCAATAGGCCATCTCCTGGGAGCAGGCACGCTTTTCTTCCATGGCTCTGAACCCTGAAGATGGAAGGAGAACAGGTTAGGGATTTTAAAGCTCTGAGGGAGGGTACAAACACGACCTGCCCTGCCCCAGACGTACATCTTTAAGGCCTGGAAGAACAAACTTTGGGAGGCAAATGGCATCTTCATAATGGGGCTTACATTTTGCTCTGTTCCAGGAGCTCCAGGGAGTTCTTCAGCTGCAAGCCAACAGGTGAGAAGACATCTTAGTGCGGCTAATACCTGCCCCAGGCTGAGCTCGCGTTTGCTTTGCAGACACGAGGAGCAGCTGACTGTGGAGGCAGCGGCTCTGCCTTAGCGCCAGCAGCACGGAGCATTTCCACCAGTGTCAGCACAATGTCACATTTTCCATGAGTGCAGTACGGGCCCTGCCTTTCCCAGCCGCTGGGTGTGCAAGCATCTGAGACTTCTCAGAACCACCAGGCACAGAAACTTCCACCGACTATTGAAATAGAAATGGTGGGCCTTTTAAGCAGGATCACCCACATCCCAAATCTGCCTTTGCAGGCTCTGGCACCTACAGGCTGACTTCATGCCCTGGGCACTTCTGACTTCTCCAGCTCgtcctcctctcattttgtgGGGTCTCACACCATCACCCTGCGAGCTGCCTGGCTCCAGGGAATCTGTGGCCCTCTTCTGCTTGtcctgctcttctcttccaCTGGGATCCCACCCATAGCTTTTCCCTTCCATTCTCGTTTGTTTTCTCCTCACCACTTTGTAAGCTTTATGCTGGTACAATATTCTTTGGGAGACTTTCCTGTTTTTGacaatttctcttctgcttgcaCTTTTCACTCCAGAGGGTAAGAAGCCCACACGAAGTTATTATTCAGGAATGGCTGGAGTTTATTAGCATCACTCTGACTCACTAGATGTCCTGCAATAGTTTCTTTTGGACTTTTCTCAGTAAGTTATTGACACTGGAGTGAGGGCTACCCTGCCTGATACAGCCACCATCCCTTTTAAGCACTGGCCTTCGATTCATCCTTTAGAACAGGTATGGATTAGCATTGCTAGACTTTAATTTAGTCTTAAATTTTGATGAGTGGAAGAAAGAGGTTGCCTCTGGTTTCTTTAGGGTAGCTAGGTTCTAATCCAGAGGAATGGCTAAAGCATGAATAAAACCTTAACTCgtgtttacacacacacacttctagGATACCTGTCACTTGTTTTCAGccccctctctctctgtgcaTCACCGTGATACagtaacatggaaaaaaaagtcctgaaataCTAAATACTGCGTTTGGGTATTCCCTTTAGCaattcttaatttaatttataaaatcattAGCTCTTACTCCATCCTGCAAACCTGAAAGATATTTTAAGCTGTCTGTCATTGCCAAATGACCGTCCACTTGCCGAGATCTCCAACTGCTTTTGGGTGATGTCAGCTCTGGCTGTCCCTCCACAGGGCCTTTCGCCTCCCCTAGAGCACGGGGAACGTTCTTTGTGAGGAGTCCAAGGTCTCTAAGAGGAGACTCTTGTGTAAAGTGTACTGTGTCCTCTGAGACGCCATTACCATCATTTTCATCAAATTATTTCATACAATTTATGCAGCAGAGGAATGTTATTAGGAGAACAACAGTTGTTTCCCTGTGAGCGAGTAATACGCTGCACAGAAAGGAGAGTTGCCTTTTGTTATGGCAACGGAAGTGTTGAGAATGATGTAAAGGAAACTCCTATCAGATCTGGGTCACATCACGACAGCTTAATTTGCAAAATCTACACATTCAGTTGTTGTGCAGAGCTCACAGGGAAAACAGTTAAACATGTTATTACCCAGGAATTTGGGGAGGTTGAGGGAAAGGCGGGGTGGGGGTAATTTTCATGGTTGCAGTTGTATTGTCTTAACCTGGAGCAGATGTGCTTATAGATTTCGGAACTGGAATCAGTCACTTTCTTGAACGTCTGTTGTATTTAGCGTGCGAGTACTTGGGGGCCAGGCCTGGACCACATTTTTGCGCCACACCTCTCAAGGCAAAGGTGCTGCTAGAAATAAACCAATCTGCGAAAAGATACGCTCGGCTGGCACTATACAATGTCTTCTTTTGATACCTATCTCCACATGGAGCAACTGTGCCACCTCATGGACCTCTCTGCTCTCATCCAGACACGGGCCTTTGCTCCAAGAGGTCTTGGCAGCACACACCTAAGTACAGAGCCACAGGCACCATCTTCCTG of Cygnus atratus isolate AKBS03 ecotype Queensland, Australia chromosome 26, CAtr_DNAZoo_HiC_assembly, whole genome shotgun sequence contains these proteins:
- the F2RL3 gene encoding proteinase-activated receptor 4, which gives rise to METSRNGRLSPRLVLCCAFWGLCLAFPEYDDYSQNATNEQVMTPEITPCPRAIPGEKITINNITYLLIHEATRSQLNSVVTVRLIPCLYTLVFLVGLPSNGLALWVLATRAEKLTSTVFLMNLAAADLLLILVLPFKIFYYFLGNNWPFGEGLCRVTTAFFYGNMYCSVLLLTCISVDRYLAVVHPFFSRSFRTPAFAACTCAAIWLCAAALTLPLTLQQQSYPLYRADTTLCHDVLPRHEDDGYYFYYFICLIACAFLAPLVVMLFSYCSVLRALLDNGKRYSYSMKLTALVLFTLVAFYTPSNVLLLVHYSSYHSKLYGNLYISYMVSLAISTFNSCADPFVYYYVSEDFRDKVRRRFFNHSKKTTTSLKTSKETLPQKSSKDLLV